From a single Aliidongia dinghuensis genomic region:
- a CDS encoding DUF4340 domain-containing protein, which translates to MRRNTLIALTLITIPVCAAAILVPMPGGTKIASVATGPVFPGLKDKIANAAKLTVTGSGGTVTLARKGAAPKPGELPLDGWTLTDKGGYPVDGTTLRPILSALVDLKTVEPKTERPKLYDRLDLGNPGDKGSEAKAVTLGDAGGADLAKLIVGRRRYGLTGNDDGIYMRKPDVAQTWLAAPAFDLPSDTLSWIDRKLVDVDADQIKLVTLAATTAGAKPLTFSRDKAADKLGVQDLPKDFKLKSDNPGSDVAAAFRYLDLTDVEPAAKLTAAPVATAHVETFGGLVLDVMLVDQDGATWVKFAAKGSGDAQKPADEITQRTSGWAYKIPDARVKTLETRLTDLQAPPAPAKGS; encoded by the coding sequence ATGCGTCGCAATACTCTGATCGCGCTCACCCTCATCACGATCCCGGTCTGCGCGGCGGCGATCTTGGTGCCGATGCCGGGCGGCACGAAGATCGCGAGCGTCGCGACCGGGCCCGTGTTCCCGGGCCTCAAGGACAAGATTGCGAACGCGGCCAAGCTGACCGTGACCGGCTCCGGCGGCACGGTCACGCTCGCGCGCAAAGGGGCGGCGCCGAAGCCGGGCGAGCTGCCGCTCGACGGCTGGACGCTGACCGACAAGGGCGGTTACCCGGTCGACGGCACGACACTCCGCCCGATCCTGAGCGCACTCGTCGACCTCAAGACCGTCGAGCCCAAGACCGAACGGCCGAAGCTCTACGACCGGCTCGATCTCGGCAACCCGGGCGATAAGGGCTCGGAGGCCAAGGCGGTGACGCTCGGCGACGCAGGTGGCGCCGACCTTGCCAAGCTGATCGTCGGCCGCCGGCGCTACGGGCTGACCGGGAACGACGACGGCATCTATATGCGCAAGCCCGACGTGGCCCAGACCTGGCTCGCGGCGCCGGCCTTCGACCTGCCGTCCGACACGCTGAGCTGGATCGACCGCAAGCTGGTTGACGTCGACGCCGACCAGATCAAGCTGGTCACCCTCGCGGCCACTACGGCGGGCGCCAAGCCGTTGACCTTCAGCCGCGACAAGGCGGCCGACAAGCTTGGCGTCCAGGACCTGCCCAAGGACTTCAAGCTGAAGTCGGACAACCCCGGCAGCGATGTGGCGGCGGCGTTCCGCTATCTCGACCTGACCGACGTTGAGCCGGCGGCGAAGCTCACGGCGGCGCCGGTCGCGACCGCTCATGTCGAGACGTTCGGGGGCCTGGTGCTCGACGTGATGCTCGTCGACCAGGATGGCGCCACCTGGGTCAAATTCGCGGCGAAAGGCTCGGGCGACGCCCAGAAGCCGGCGGACGAGATTACCCAGCGGACGAGCGGTTGGGCCTATAAAATCCCCGATGCGCGCGTAAAAACGCTGGAGACGAGGCTCACAGACTTGCAGGCGCCGCCGGCCCCCGCCAAGGGGTCCTGA
- a CDS encoding ABC transporter permease subunit — MGTVGVVFRRELVSYFATPLAYVFIVIFLVMAGALTFYVGGFFERGQADLQVFFNFHPWLYLFLIPALSMRLWAEERKTGTIELFLTLPITTAEAVVGKFLAAWAFTGIALALTFPFWITVNYLGQPDNGVILASYIGSFLMAGAFLAIGSAISAVTKNQVIAFVVSAVVCFLFTASGSPLVLGPVTAWVPGGVIETIASMSFLSHFAAITRGVVDLRDVIFFGSVIGLFLFANTVLVELKKAD, encoded by the coding sequence ATGGGCACTGTCGGTGTCGTGTTCCGTCGTGAGCTGGTCAGCTACTTCGCAACGCCGCTCGCCTACGTTTTCATCGTGATCTTCCTGGTGATGGCCGGTGCGCTCACCTTCTACGTCGGCGGCTTCTTCGAGCGCGGGCAGGCAGATCTCCAGGTGTTCTTCAACTTCCATCCCTGGCTCTACCTGTTCCTGATCCCGGCGCTCTCCATGCGGCTCTGGGCGGAGGAGCGCAAGACCGGCACGATCGAGCTGTTCCTGACCCTGCCGATCACCACGGCCGAGGCGGTCGTGGGCAAGTTCCTGGCAGCCTGGGCCTTCACCGGCATCGCGCTCGCCCTGACCTTTCCGTTCTGGATCACGGTCAACTACCTGGGCCAGCCCGACAATGGCGTGATCCTGGCGAGTTACATCGGCAGCTTCCTGATGGCCGGCGCGTTCCTCGCGATCGGCTCGGCGATCTCGGCCGTGACCAAGAACCAGGTCATCGCCTTCGTCGTGAGCGCCGTCGTCTGCTTCCTCTTCACCGCGTCCGGTTCGCCCTTGGTGCTGGGGCCGGTCACGGCCTGGGTCCCGGGCGGCGTGATCGAGACCATCGCATCGATGAGCTTCCTGTCGCATTTCGCGGCGATCACGCGCGGTGTGGTCGACTTGCGCGACGTCATCTTCTTCGGCTCGGTCATCGGCCTGTTCCTGTTTGCGAACACGGTCCTGGTCGAGCTCAAGAAAGCGGATTGA
- a CDS encoding GldG family protein has protein sequence MSRSATGMTLAGLGLAAVLLISINALSGKLFGGDRFDLTDQHLYTLSDGTKAVLSKIDEPITLKLFYSKELGDQVPSFGVYAQRVRELLQEYAADAHGKINLELLDPQPYSEVEDQATAAGLQGVPLDDGGEQVYFGLAGSNSTDDKQTIAFFQPDRERFIEYDLTKLVQQLAFPKKKVVGLVSSLALDGDPMARMQGQPTQSQVVLDQLRQTFDVRDIGAGFDKVPDDVDLLMIVQPQKLPAKTEYAIDQFVMKGGHALVFVDPNAEFAQAHPSMFNPQGGPSAANFDRLLKAWGVELVPGKVVGDRVAARRVNAGSGTHVQAAEYLAWLNLKGDSINHDDPVTGQLGQLNFATAGDLQPIKDAKTKFEWLVRSSPQSELIDTAKVQGLPDVLGLLSSFKATGERYTLAARITGPADTAFPDGKPVEEKPDDAKKDPAKPNDAKPDAAKSDAPKFTADPTQVKVAKEPIDIIVVADADMLDDRFWVQVQDFFGQRAATPLANNGDLVQNAVDSLAGTGDLIGLRSRGSAVRPFTVVDQLQRQAEDSYRAKEKQLQDKLRETQSKLAELRTNKGADGKEEPLTAEQQQSINDLSATIIQTRSQLRQVQLALRQDIDRLKGLLVGLDVALVPLALAVLALVVGLVRAQRRKRRAQQA, from the coding sequence ATGAGCCGTTCCGCTACCGGAATGACCTTGGCGGGGCTGGGCCTCGCCGCGGTCCTGCTGATCTCGATCAACGCGCTGTCGGGCAAGCTCTTCGGCGGCGACCGGTTTGATCTGACCGACCAGCATCTCTATACGCTGTCCGACGGCACCAAGGCGGTCTTGAGCAAGATCGATGAGCCGATCACGCTCAAGCTGTTCTACTCCAAGGAATTGGGCGACCAGGTGCCGAGCTTCGGCGTCTATGCCCAGCGGGTGCGCGAGCTGTTGCAGGAATATGCCGCCGATGCGCACGGCAAGATCAACCTGGAACTGCTTGATCCGCAACCCTATTCCGAGGTCGAGGACCAGGCGACCGCGGCCGGCCTCCAAGGCGTGCCGCTGGACGATGGCGGCGAGCAGGTCTATTTCGGCCTCGCCGGCTCCAACTCGACCGACGACAAGCAGACGATCGCGTTCTTTCAGCCGGATCGCGAGCGCTTCATCGAGTACGACCTGACCAAGCTGGTCCAACAGCTTGCATTCCCGAAGAAAAAGGTCGTGGGCCTGGTCTCGAGCCTGGCGCTCGACGGCGACCCGATGGCGCGCATGCAGGGCCAGCCGACCCAGAGCCAGGTCGTGCTCGACCAGCTGCGCCAGACCTTCGACGTGCGCGATATCGGAGCCGGCTTCGACAAGGTGCCGGACGACGTCGATCTTTTGATGATCGTCCAGCCGCAGAAGCTGCCGGCCAAGACCGAATACGCGATCGATCAGTTCGTGATGAAGGGCGGCCACGCACTGGTCTTCGTCGATCCCAATGCGGAATTCGCCCAGGCGCATCCGTCGATGTTCAACCCGCAGGGCGGCCCCTCGGCGGCGAACTTCGACCGGCTCTTGAAGGCCTGGGGCGTCGAGCTCGTGCCGGGCAAGGTCGTGGGCGACCGGGTCGCGGCACGCCGGGTCAACGCCGGCAGCGGCACGCATGTCCAGGCGGCGGAATATCTCGCCTGGCTCAATCTCAAGGGCGATTCGATCAACCACGACGACCCGGTGACGGGTCAGCTGGGCCAGCTCAATTTCGCGACCGCCGGCGACTTGCAGCCGATCAAGGACGCCAAGACCAAGTTCGAGTGGCTGGTCCGCTCCTCGCCTCAGTCGGAACTGATCGACACGGCCAAGGTCCAGGGCCTGCCCGATGTGCTGGGCCTGCTGTCGAGCTTCAAGGCGACGGGCGAGCGCTACACGCTTGCGGCCCGCATCACCGGGCCGGCCGACACCGCCTTCCCGGACGGCAAGCCGGTCGAGGAGAAGCCCGACGACGCGAAGAAGGATCCGGCCAAGCCCAACGACGCGAAGCCTGATGCCGCCAAGTCCGATGCGCCGAAGTTCACGGCCGATCCGACCCAGGTCAAGGTGGCGAAGGAGCCGATCGACATCATCGTCGTCGCCGACGCCGACATGCTCGACGACCGCTTCTGGGTCCAGGTCCAGGACTTCTTCGGCCAGCGCGCGGCGACGCCGCTCGCCAACAACGGCGACCTCGTGCAGAACGCGGTCGACAGCCTGGCCGGCACCGGCGACCTGATCGGCCTGCGCTCGCGCGGGTCGGCCGTCCGGCCGTTCACCGTGGTCGACCAATTGCAGCGCCAGGCCGAGGACAGCTACCGCGCCAAGGAGAAGCAGCTGCAGGACAAGCTGCGCGAGACACAGTCCAAGCTCGCGGAGCTGCGTACGAACAAGGGTGCCGACGGCAAGGAAGAGCCGCTGACCGCCGAGCAGCAGCAGTCGATCAACGACCTGTCGGCGACGATCATCCAGACGCGCAGCCAGCTGCGCCAGGTCCAGCTGGCACTGCGCCAGGACATCGACCGGCTGAAGGGGCTGCTGGTCGGGCTCGACGTGGCGCTGGTGCCGCTGGCGCTCGCGGTCTTGGCACTCGTCGTCGGTCTGGTCCGCGCACAGCGGCGCAAGCGCCGCGCGCAGCAGGCCTAA
- a CDS encoding ABC transporter ATP-binding protein, producing MTHLIEIHGLVKNFGPIEAVKGISFTVDRGEVLGFLGPNGAGKSTTMKMAAGFLAPSAGRAIICGHDVEKEPLAAKRKLGYLPEGAPAYPDMTTAGFLSFIAQVRGYRGAEARRRVAEAAERLELGGVMYQPIETLSKGFKRRVGLAQALLHDPEVLILDEPTDGLDPNQKHQVRELIHGMARDKAIIISTHILEEVDAVCTRAMVIAHGTVLADGTPGELEARSRYHNAVFVRGAAPFGDGIVGALAALPGVAAVEPGGRSDAAGLYVLAQNGADLLPAVREAMAEHGIPVAELRLERGRLDGVFRDITAAKN from the coding sequence GTGACTCATCTCATTGAAATTCATGGCCTCGTCAAAAATTTCGGACCAATCGAGGCGGTCAAAGGCATCAGTTTCACGGTCGATCGTGGCGAGGTCCTGGGTTTCCTTGGCCCGAACGGCGCCGGCAAATCGACGACCATGAAGATGGCGGCGGGCTTCCTCGCCCCCAGCGCCGGACGGGCGATCATCTGCGGCCACGACGTCGAGAAGGAGCCGCTCGCCGCCAAGCGCAAGCTCGGCTATCTGCCGGAGGGAGCACCAGCCTATCCCGACATGACGACTGCGGGCTTCCTCTCCTTCATCGCGCAGGTGCGCGGCTACCGCGGCGCCGAGGCGCGGCGGCGGGTCGCAGAGGCGGCGGAGCGGCTGGAACTCGGCGGCGTCATGTACCAGCCGATCGAGACGCTCTCGAAGGGCTTCAAGCGCCGTGTCGGCTTGGCCCAGGCGCTGCTGCACGATCCCGAGGTGCTGATCCTCGACGAGCCGACGGACGGGCTCGACCCGAACCAGAAGCACCAGGTTCGCGAACTGATCCACGGCATGGCGCGCGACAAGGCGATCATCATCTCGACCCATATCCTGGAAGAGGTCGACGCGGTATGCACCCGCGCCATGGTGATCGCACACGGCACGGTGCTGGCGGACGGCACGCCCGGCGAGCTCGAGGCGCGCTCACGCTATCACAACGCGGTCTTCGTGAGGGGAGCAGCACCATTCGGCGACGGGATCGTGGGCGCGCTCGCGGCATTGCCCGGCGTCGCGGCGGTCGAGCCGGGTGGGCGATCCGATGCGGCCGGGCTCTACGTGCTGGCCCAGAACGGCGCCGATCTGTTGCCGGCCGTGCGGGAGGCGATGGCCGAGCACGGGATCCCCGTTGCCGAACTCCGGCTCGAGCGCGGTCGGCTCGACGGCGTGTTCCGCGACATCACCGCCGCCAAGAACTAG
- a CDS encoding DUF1289 domain-containing protein — MICDATATSPCVGICELEPTSGLCRGCLRTLQEIARWGGLSLSERRQIKAHLAERRCAVATGRSPVLVAGS; from the coding sequence GTGATCTGCGACGCGACCGCGACGTCACCCTGCGTCGGCATATGTGAGTTGGAGCCGACGAGCGGGCTCTGCCGCGGCTGCCTGCGGACGCTTCAGGAAATCGCCCGCTGGGGCGGGCTCAGCCTCAGCGAGCGGCGGCAGATCAAGGCACACCTGGCGGAGCGGCGCTGCGCGGTCGCGACCGGCCGATCGCCGGTGCTAGTCGCCGGTTCCTAG
- a CDS encoding adenylate/guanylate cyclase domain-containing protein produces the protein MLTPQRINKARLSSGLVLFTYVTIHLINHSLGLISVAAMQAMLDVVENIWESIPGTIVLYGAFLLHIALALFALYRRRALRMPGPEAAQLCLGFLIPFLLAQHLAATRLLYSLYDGDDTYRAELLRLYTLAPSRGMLQLILLVAAWIHGSIGLNYSLRLRSWYPTLKPLLFAVAVLIPILAILGFVEGGREIAELARDPDWLSRQLAHHAITPQAQAHLDRLRDWMRGTMTVLILLVLALRLIRRQWERRRGTFRVTYPDGRRIEALNGMSVLEVSRLARIPHASVCGGRGRCSTCRIRVVGPASALPDLSDAEMKVLHRLSAPPNVRLACQLRPTGDIAATPLLPPTIAASDKLVRSTHMTGSEREIAILFADIRAFTELAEHKLPYDVVFLLNRYFEEMGRAIEGAGGQVDKFIGDGIMALFGVESSIEEGCRAALAAAAAMSERLVHLNQMLSADLARPLRIGIGIHAGPTIIGEMGFGRTVSVTAIGDAVNTASRLEAMTKEAGVELIVSEIVARHAATDLDRFPALEIMVRGRAQPLTIRSIPLGSDLAQ, from the coding sequence GTGCTCACGCCGCAGCGCATTAACAAGGCGCGGCTCTCTAGCGGGCTCGTGCTGTTCACCTACGTCACGATCCACCTGATCAACCATTCGCTGGGCCTGATCTCGGTCGCGGCGATGCAGGCCATGCTCGACGTGGTCGAGAACATCTGGGAGAGCATTCCCGGCACCATCGTGCTCTACGGCGCGTTCCTGCTGCATATCGCGCTTGCCCTGTTCGCACTCTATCGCCGGCGTGCGCTGCGCATGCCGGGGCCCGAAGCTGCCCAGCTGTGCCTGGGCTTCCTCATCCCGTTCCTGCTCGCCCAGCATCTCGCCGCGACTCGCCTGCTCTACAGCCTCTACGACGGCGACGACACCTATCGGGCCGAACTGCTCCGGCTCTACACGCTCGCCCCGTCGCGGGGCATGCTACAGCTCATTCTGCTGGTCGCCGCCTGGATTCATGGCTCGATCGGGCTCAACTATTCGCTCCGGCTCCGGTCCTGGTATCCGACGCTGAAGCCGCTCCTGTTCGCAGTCGCCGTGCTGATTCCGATCCTGGCGATCCTGGGCTTTGTCGAGGGCGGCCGCGAGATCGCCGAGCTGGCGCGGGATCCCGACTGGCTGTCGCGCCAACTCGCCCATCATGCGATCACGCCCCAGGCCCAGGCACACCTTGACCGGTTGCGCGACTGGATGCGCGGCACCATGACGGTGCTCATCCTGCTGGTGCTGGCCCTCCGTCTCATCCGCAGGCAATGGGAACGGCGCCGCGGCACCTTCCGCGTGACCTATCCCGACGGCCGGCGGATCGAGGCGCTCAACGGCATGAGCGTGCTCGAGGTGAGCCGGCTCGCCCGCATCCCTCATGCCTCGGTCTGCGGCGGCCGCGGCCGCTGCTCGACCTGCCGCATCCGCGTCGTAGGCCCGGCGAGCGCGCTGCCGGACCTGTCCGATGCCGAGATGAAGGTGCTGCATCGGCTGTCGGCGCCGCCCAATGTGCGACTCGCCTGCCAGCTGCGCCCGACGGGCGACATCGCTGCGACGCCGCTGCTGCCGCCGACGATCGCGGCCAGCGACAAGCTCGTGCGCTCGACGCACATGACCGGCAGCGAACGCGAGATCGCGATCCTGTTCGCCGACATCCGCGCCTTCACCGAGCTCGCCGAGCACAAGCTGCCCTATGACGTCGTCTTCCTGCTCAATCGCTATTTCGAGGAGATGGGCCGCGCGATCGAGGGGGCCGGCGGCCAGGTCGACAAGTTCATCGGCGACGGCATCATGGCGCTGTTCGGCGTCGAGAGCAGCATCGAGGAGGGCTGCCGTGCCGCCCTTGCCGCCGCGGCCGCCATGTCCGAACGGCTCGTCCACCTGAACCAGATGCTGAGCGCCGACCTCGCCCGCCCGCTCAGGATCGGCATCGGCATCCATGCCGGCCCTACGATCATCGGCGAGATGGGCTTCGGCCGGACCGTGTCGGTGACCGCGATCGGCGATGCGGTCAACACCGCGAGCCGGCTCGAAGCCATGACCAAGGAAGCTGGCGTCGAACTGATCGTGTCCGAGATCGTGGCACGCCACGCGGCGACCGACCTCGACCGGTTCCCAGCCCTGGAGATCATGGTGCGCGGCCGCGCCCAGCCGCTGACCATCCGCAGCATTCCTTTGGGGAGCGATCTGGCCCAATAG
- the mprF gene encoding bifunctional lysylphosphatidylglycerol flippase/synthetase MprF, whose translation MEEVEVPADGPRSASWLRRLLAPTMALVVCGIVLALLHGLSHGIDYQAMVHALRHTPNRLLAWSVAATALSYLALIARDVCALHYVGARIPGSALLLGSFCGSALGNAVGFGALTGGAVRYRAYGAVGVQPDQITRIMLFITAGFGVGLAAYAAASAVLASTAIGRLLHLPAEGLRLGGVATLASVALTVLLCGVRRAPVQLGQWQIDVPGAGLTLVQIVLTGVDLVGAAAALWFLLPEGRVDFASFSAIYAAATALGVISHVPGGLGVFEAVVVFALGNRVSPSLAAAALLAYRAVYFLLPLILAGVLLAVYELARLAGRATGATERVLRGAGLLAPIYLGVFTFAVGTMLIVSGATPAFGKRLAALHDLLPLWAVEMSSFFGSLAGVLMLFVARGLFHRLDGAWWLALVLALANLFLSITKGLAWDELAVISFFILMLLVTRREFTRPASFLRQPFTVEWFVGIAVVLAGSSWILFFAFRDVAYTHDLWWHFEFDEQAPRALRALLGMAVLALVLGCAQLMRTASGRVEPPTVEELGQAGRIIGEQGRSEAMLAMMGDKSFLFSGSGRSFLMYAKRGRSWVALYDPVGPREEWHELIWRFVELADEHGGRAAFYQVRADSLPFYLDAGLKILKLGEEAIVRLSDFTLQGGRWQGLRYALKRGEREGLSLELLTPEEAERRIQTLTRISDDWLSERRAKEKSFSVAAFDPSFIAAQSVALLSQRGDPVAFASVMTTDQRQEATIGIMRHTTTASPYAMEFLFTALAQRLREAGFARLSLGMAPLAGIGRTPLSSRWHRIAGLVWEHGGRVYNFQGLRTFKNKFHPAWEPRYLAASGAIGPFVALADVVVLAGGNKT comes from the coding sequence GTGGAGGAGGTAGAGGTCCCGGCGGACGGGCCCCGGAGTGCGTCATGGCTGCGACGCCTGTTGGCGCCGACCATGGCCCTCGTCGTCTGCGGGATCGTGCTCGCCCTGCTGCATGGCCTGTCCCACGGCATCGACTATCAGGCCATGGTGCATGCGCTCAGGCACACGCCGAACCGCCTGCTCGCGTGGTCCGTCGCGGCGACGGCGCTCAGCTACCTGGCGCTCATCGCGCGCGACGTCTGCGCGCTCCATTACGTCGGCGCCCGCATCCCGGGCTCCGCACTGCTTTTGGGCTCGTTCTGCGGCTCGGCGCTCGGCAACGCCGTGGGCTTCGGTGCGCTGACCGGCGGCGCCGTGCGCTATCGTGCCTACGGGGCTGTCGGCGTGCAGCCGGACCAGATCACGCGCATCATGCTGTTCATCACGGCCGGCTTCGGCGTCGGGCTCGCGGCCTACGCTGCCGCCAGCGCCGTGCTGGCCAGCACGGCGATCGGCCGATTGCTGCACCTGCCGGCCGAGGGCCTGCGCCTCGGCGGCGTTGCGACCCTCGCCTCGGTCGCGCTCACGGTACTGCTCTGCGGCGTCCGGCGCGCGCCGGTCCAGCTCGGGCAGTGGCAGATCGATGTGCCGGGCGCGGGCTTGACCCTTGTCCAGATCGTGCTGACCGGCGTCGACCTGGTCGGCGCCGCGGCGGCGCTATGGTTCCTGCTGCCCGAGGGCCGGGTCGATTTCGCGAGCTTCTCGGCGATCTATGCCGCGGCGACAGCGCTCGGCGTCATCAGCCATGTGCCGGGCGGCCTCGGCGTGTTCGAGGCGGTCGTGGTCTTCGCCCTCGGCAACCGCGTGTCGCCCAGCCTCGCCGCGGCGGCACTCTTGGCTTATCGCGCGGTCTATTTCCTGCTGCCGCTGATTCTCGCGGGCGTATTGCTCGCGGTCTACGAGCTGGCGCGGCTCGCCGGGCGCGCGACCGGGGCGACCGAGCGCGTGCTGCGCGGTGCCGGCCTGCTGGCGCCGATCTATCTCGGCGTCTTCACCTTCGCGGTCGGCACCATGCTGATCGTCTCGGGCGCCACGCCGGCATTCGGCAAGCGTCTGGCGGCGCTCCACGACCTGCTGCCGCTCTGGGCGGTCGAGATGTCGAGCTTCTTCGGCAGCCTGGCTGGCGTGCTCATGCTGTTCGTGGCGCGCGGCCTGTTCCATCGGCTGGACGGCGCCTGGTGGCTGGCGCTGGTGCTGGCGCTCGCCAACCTGTTCCTATCCATCACCAAGGGGCTCGCCTGGGACGAGCTCGCCGTCATCAGCTTCTTCATCCTGATGCTGCTGGTGACGCGCCGGGAATTCACCCGTCCGGCATCGTTCCTGCGCCAGCCCTTCACGGTCGAATGGTTCGTCGGCATCGCGGTCGTGCTGGCCGGCTCGTCCTGGATCCTGTTCTTCGCCTTCCGCGACGTCGCCTACACCCATGATCTCTGGTGGCATTTCGAGTTCGACGAGCAGGCGCCGCGGGCGTTGCGCGCGCTGCTTGGCATGGCAGTGCTGGCGCTCGTCCTGGGCTGCGCGCAGCTGATGCGGACCGCGTCGGGCCGCGTCGAGCCGCCGACGGTGGAGGAACTCGGCCAGGCCGGGCGGATCATTGGCGAGCAGGGGCGCAGCGAGGCCATGCTCGCCATGATGGGCGACAAGAGCTTCCTGTTCTCGGGCTCCGGCCGCAGCTTCCTCATGTATGCCAAGCGCGGGCGCAGCTGGGTGGCTCTCTACGACCCCGTCGGCCCACGCGAGGAATGGCACGAGCTCATCTGGCGCTTCGTCGAGCTGGCCGACGAGCACGGCGGCCGCGCCGCCTTCTACCAGGTCCGGGCCGACAGCCTGCCGTTCTATCTCGATGCGGGGCTCAAGATCCTGAAGCTCGGCGAGGAGGCGATCGTGCGGCTCTCGGACTTCACGCTGCAAGGTGGCCGCTGGCAGGGCCTGCGCTATGCGCTGAAGCGCGGGGAGCGGGAAGGGCTCTCGCTCGAGCTGCTGACGCCGGAGGAGGCCGAGCGCCGCATCCAGACCTTGACCCGGATCTCCGATGACTGGCTCTCCGAGCGGCGCGCCAAGGAAAAGAGCTTCTCGGTCGCGGCGTTCGATCCGAGCTTCATCGCCGCCCAGTCGGTGGCACTCTTGAGCCAGCGCGGCGATCCGGTCGCGTTTGCGAGCGTCATGACGACCGATCAGCGCCAGGAGGCGACGATCGGCATCATGCGCCACACGACGACCGCCTCGCCCTACGCCATGGAGTTCCTGTTCACGGCGCTCGCGCAGCGCCTGCGCGAGGCTGGGTTCGCACGGCTCAGCCTCGGCATGGCGCCGCTGGCAGGTATCGGCCGCACGCCGCTCTCGTCGCGCTGGCATCGCATCGCAGGACTTGTCTGGGAACACGGCGGGCGTGTGTATAATTTCCAGGGGCTCCGGACCTTCAAGAACAAGTTCCATCCGGCCTGGGAGCCCCGATACCTGGCGGCCTCGGGCGCCATCGGGCCGTTCGTGGCCTTGGCCGACGTGGTCGTGCTGGCGGGCGGCAACAAGACGTGA
- a CDS encoding virulence factor family protein yields the protein MARSGPAIRNAPVKRLIALGLLAVGLIAAAPASADSAQIDGGRFGIIRVTEPEGDMRGLVYLFSDNDSSAETDDAVAAKLSAAGALVVEIDTHGYLTALAKLPDKCFNLGGDIEGLSRNLQHDRAYPTYRSPILAGIGVGGALAEAALSQVPSATYAGAVSIDPTVAIPTGRPLCTKAPFSAVAGGFTYGPHPDLQGFWSVGFTAKAAQSRNHVTELGLGGTPLTTEDVTGAPADALAALIEPHLKKPEMDLTGLDALPLVELPVDHPSPVMVIVVSGDGGWRDLDKTIAENLREQGVPTVGWDALRYFWSKKTPEETALALAAIMKSYMAKWHASKVALVGYSFGADVLPFAYNRLPADLRGNVVQMSLLGLSKSAEFEISVGGWLGAAPGADALPNQAELAKVPPAMIQCFYGADETDTACPTLTAQGVEQIKTTGGHHFDGDYAALAKHILDGLRRRAG from the coding sequence ATGGCGAGAAGCGGCCCGGCGATCAGGAATGCCCCAGTAAAGCGCCTGATCGCGCTGGGCCTCCTTGCCGTCGGTCTGATCGCGGCGGCGCCGGCCTCGGCCGATTCGGCGCAGATCGACGGCGGCCGTTTCGGCATCATCCGGGTGACCGAGCCGGAGGGCGACATGCGCGGCCTCGTCTACCTGTTCTCGGACAATGATAGCTCGGCTGAAACCGACGATGCCGTGGCGGCTAAGCTCTCGGCCGCGGGCGCGCTGGTGGTCGAGATCGACACGCACGGCTATTTGACGGCGCTCGCCAAGCTGCCCGACAAATGTTTCAACCTGGGTGGCGACATCGAGGGGCTGAGCCGCAATCTGCAGCACGACCGTGCCTACCCGACTTATCGCTCGCCGATTCTGGCCGGCATCGGGGTCGGTGGCGCCCTCGCCGAGGCGGCGCTCAGCCAAGTGCCGTCGGCGACCTACGCCGGTGCCGTGTCGATCGATCCAACCGTCGCGATCCCGACCGGGCGGCCGCTCTGCACGAAGGCCCCGTTCAGCGCCGTCGCCGGCGGCTTCACCTATGGCCCGCATCCGGATTTGCAAGGTTTCTGGTCGGTTGGCTTCACCGCCAAAGCCGCTCAATCGCGCAATCATGTGACCGAGCTCGGTCTGGGCGGCACGCCGCTCACGACCGAGGATGTGACCGGCGCGCCGGCCGACGCGCTCGCGGCGTTGATCGAGCCGCATCTCAAGAAGCCCGAGATGGACCTGACCGGGCTCGACGCCTTGCCGCTGGTCGAGCTGCCGGTCGACCATCCGTCACCGGTGATGGTGATCGTGGTGTCGGGCGATGGCGGCTGGCGCGATCTCGACAAGACGATCGCCGAGAATCTGCGGGAACAGGGCGTGCCGACGGTCGGTTGGGACGCCCTGCGCTATTTCTGGAGCAAGAAGACGCCGGAGGAGACGGCACTGGCGCTTGCCGCCATCATGAAGTCCTATATGGCGAAGTGGCACGCCTCCAAGGTGGCGCTCGTCGGCTATTCCTTCGGCGCCGACGTGCTGCCCTTCGCCTATAACCGCCTGCCGGCGGACTTGCGCGGCAATGTCGTGCAAATGTCGCTCCTGGGCCTCTCCAAGAGCGCCGAGTTCGAGATCTCGGTCGGCGGCTGGCTGGGGGCGGCGCCCGGTGCCGACGCACTGCCAAACCAGGCGGAGCTCGCCAAGGTGCCGCCGGCCATGATCCAGTGCTTCTACGGCGCGGACGAAACCGATACGGCCTGCCCGACACTGACCGCCCAGGGCGTCGAGCAGATCAAGACGACCGGCGGCCATCATTTCGACGGCGACTACGCGGCGCTGGCGAAACATATCCTCGACGGCCTGCGTCGGCGCGCAGGCTGA